One Branchiostoma floridae strain S238N-H82 chromosome 15, Bfl_VNyyK, whole genome shotgun sequence DNA window includes the following coding sequences:
- the LOC118431831 gene encoding uncharacterized protein LOC118431831, with protein MSGFCFFLAVAALSVASSSGFTLLAAEPDTHVLGRFKQAGREFVVESTALEDEIVSEIGVVQDEGVYTLSRLHIPAKYLKQRQVPGLREKVVGEAGQLLRRAGEAGLKLGTVAKVYDRLVHRLYNSTHGKEMEKSQLRFAPMYHLSIARVAQRLGKLGLNTTDALCTDSLSYVHGNGLFSCEEDFHRAVPVKSAVASASRVRRQAFGGSRSYSRDVDELYLDVPELYEGHIQWTYGNIPVAWWKTAQRIARKVACGSPSCRQTGCEEFYEGWFLRNTDYGCCSVRDEPNRMGCCRIASLSCYIHSARCSCCVIPYYCGWGCIPDPVACYGWDRVYSYGYNA; from the exons ATGAGCGGGTTTTGCTTTTTTCTCGCGGTTGCCGCGCTGAGCGTCGCGTCCTCGTCAGGATTCACTCTCCTAGCAGCGGAGCCTGACACGCATGTCCTCGGGAGGTTCAAGCAGGCCGGCCGAGAGTTTGTCGTCGAGTCGACCGCTCTGGAGGACGAGATCGTCTCAGAGATCGGCGTGGTCCAAGATGAAGGCGTCTACACTCTCTCTCGCCTGCACATTCCCGCTAAGTACCTCAAGCAGCGGCAGGTACCGGGCCTCCGGGAGAAGGTGGTTGGGGAGGCGGGCCAGCTGCTCCGACGGGCCGGCGAGGCCGGCCTGAAGCTCGGCACAGTAGCGAAGGTGTACGACAGGCTGGTCCACCGCCTCTACAACTCCACTCACGGGAAGGAGATGGAGAAGAGCCAGCTCCGCTTCGCGCCCATGTACCATCTCTCCATCGCACGCGTGGCGCAGAGGCTGGGCAAACTCGGACTCAACACCACGGACGCGCTCTGCACGGACAGCCTGTCCTACGTCCACGGCAACGGGCTGTTCTCGTGCGAGGAGGACTTCCACCGGGCGGTCCCAGTGAAGTCGGCGGTGGCTAGCGCGTCCAGGGTCCGCCGGCAGGCGTTCGGCGGGTCGCGGTCCTACAGCAGGGACGTGGACGAGCTGTACTTGGACGTGCCGGAGCTGTACGAGGGGCACATCCAGTGGACCTACGGGAACATCCCCGTGGCCTGGTGGAAAACCGCGCAGAGGATCGCCAGGAAAGTGGCCTGCGGATCACCGTCATGCAG ACAGACGGGGTGCGAGGAGTTCTACGAAGGCTGGTTCCTCCGCAACACAGACTACGGGTGCTGCAGCGTGCGGGACGAGCCCAACAGGATGGGCTGCTGCAG GATAGCCTCGCTGTCGTGCTACATCCACTCGGCCCGCTGCTCGTGCTGCGTCATCCCCTACTACTGCGGGTGGGGCTGCATCCCCGACCCGGTGGCCTGCTACGGCTGGGACCGAGTCTACAGCTACGGCTACAACGCCTAA